One Chitinophagaceae bacterium C216 genomic window carries:
- the argH gene encoding Argininosuccinate lyase — protein sequence MKLWQKDIQALKEVEVFTVGKDREMDMYLAPFDVIGSLAHIQMLESVGLLPKDDLKKLQSALKEIYRDIQAGNFKLDAQVEDIHSQVELLLTQKLGDAGKKIHSARSRNDQVLVDIKLFLRSEIELLVKSIFSLFELLQAQSEKYKNHLYPGYTHLQLAMPSSFGLWFGAYAESLVDDVTTLKAAFDVVNRNPLGSAAGYGSSFPINRRMTTELLGFASLNYNVVYAQMGRGKAERIVAQALANVADTLARLSMDMTLYLNQNFSFVSFPAELTTGSSIMPHKKNPDVFELIRSYCNRIKALPNEISMMTTNLPSGYHRDLQLLKEHLFPAFKTLKDCIDMAGLMLSHIEIKEDLLKDEKYKYLFTVDLVNQLVMQGVPFRDAYVQVGRSVEDGTYQAPEQLEVKNPHEGSIYNLCNAEIRELMEQAIAVFEFEKIHQAINKLLQD from the coding sequence ATGAAACTCTGGCAGAAAGATATACAAGCACTTAAGGAAGTAGAAGTCTTCACCGTAGGGAAGGATCGTGAAATGGATATGTATTTAGCGCCCTTCGATGTAATAGGATCGTTGGCGCATATACAAATGTTGGAGTCGGTAGGACTTCTACCCAAAGATGACCTAAAAAAACTTCAATCAGCCTTAAAAGAAATTTACAGAGATATTCAAGCCGGCAACTTTAAGCTGGATGCTCAGGTTGAAGATATCCATTCGCAAGTAGAATTATTGCTCACCCAAAAACTGGGTGATGCCGGCAAGAAAATACATAGTGCACGCAGCCGTAATGACCAGGTACTGGTAGATATCAAGCTGTTTTTACGTAGCGAAATTGAATTGTTGGTAAAATCCATTTTTTCATTATTCGAATTGCTACAGGCTCAAAGTGAAAAATACAAAAACCACTTATATCCGGGTTATACCCACCTGCAATTGGCCATGCCTTCTTCATTTGGTTTGTGGTTTGGTGCTTATGCCGAAAGTTTGGTAGATGATGTTACAACATTGAAAGCGGCTTTTGATGTAGTCAATCGCAACCCCTTAGGCTCTGCAGCGGGGTACGGATCTTCCTTCCCTATCAATCGCCGTATGACTACCGAGCTGCTAGGCTTCGCATCACTCAATTATAATGTAGTATATGCCCAAATGGGACGCGGCAAGGCAGAAAGAATTGTAGCACAAGCATTAGCCAACGTAGCGGATACCTTGGCACGCTTGAGTATGGATATGACGCTATACCTGAACCAAAATTTTAGTTTTGTAAGCTTTCCCGCCGAACTTACCACAGGTAGTAGCATCATGCCACATAAAAAAAATCCCGATGTCTTTGAACTCATCAGGTCTTATTGCAATCGCATCAAGGCCTTGCCTAATGAAATCAGCATGATGACCACCAATCTACCCTCGGGTTATCATCGCGATTTACAATTACTAAAAGAGCATTTATTCCCGGCATTTAAAACGCTGAAAGACTGTATCGATATGGCAGGCTTAATGCTGAGCCATATTGAGATCAAAGAAGACCTGTTGAAGGATGAAAAATACAAATATCTGTTTACTGTAGATCTAGTGAATCAGCTGGTAATGCAGGGAGTGCCTTTTAGAGATGCATATGTTCAAGTGGGGCGTTCCGTGGAAGACGGTACTTATCAAGCTCCGGAACAATTAGAAGTTAAAAATCCGCACGAAGGATCTATATATAATCTTTGTAATGCGGAAATCAGAGAATTAATGGAACAAGCCATTGCGGTCTTTGAATTTGAAAAAATTCACCAAGCTATTAATAAACTGCTCCAGGATTAA
- the yabJ_1 gene encoding 2-iminobutanoate/2-iminopropanoate deaminase encodes MEKSIINISAAPAPIGPYNQAVFAGDTLYISGQICLDAETGELKNGSLEEETHQCMKNLKAILNAAGLGFENVVKSTIFITDMKQFSTINEVYGQYFSDNFPARETVQVAALPKFVNVEISMIAVR; translated from the coding sequence ATGGAAAAATCTATTATAAACATCTCTGCAGCTCCGGCACCTATCGGTCCCTATAATCAGGCTGTTTTCGCTGGTGATACACTCTATATTTCCGGACAAATATGCTTGGATGCCGAAACCGGTGAACTTAAAAATGGCTCTTTAGAAGAAGAAACCCATCAGTGTATGAAAAACCTGAAAGCGATATTGAATGCAGCGGGATTGGGATTTGAAAATGTGGTGAAATCGACCATATTTATTACTGATATGAAGCAATTTTCGACCATAAATGAAGTTTATGGCCAATATTTCTCTGATAATTTCCCAGCACGAGAAACGGTTCAAGTGGCTGCGCTGCCGAAATTCGTGAATGTAGAAATCAGCATGATTGCCGTTCGGTAA
- the argF' gene encoding N-succinylornithine carbamoyltransferase: MSLLKSNTFISAHDVTDINALADKALHYKANPFIDKQLGENKRIGCLFLNPSMRTRLSTQIAAQNLGMEAIVFNVGSEGWQLEFEEDAIMNGKTVEHIKDAAPIFGKYFDILAIRTFPSLVNKEDDYSELYINQFIKYSGLPVVSLESATLHPLQSLTDVVTIKETYTPFNEGKRPKVVLTWAPHVKPLPQCVANSFAQWMNAWNEVDFVVTHPKDYELDKQFTGNAPIIYDQNEALKDADYVYVKNWSTYNDYGKIYNSDPEWMLTPEKLQLTNNAKVMHCLPVRRNVELSGAVLDGPNSIVTQEAGNRVWAAQAVLSELLQLQ, from the coding sequence ATGTCATTACTAAAAAGCAATACTTTCATCAGCGCACACGACGTTACTGATATTAATGCCCTTGCAGATAAGGCATTACACTACAAAGCCAATCCTTTTATCGACAAACAACTGGGAGAAAATAAACGTATTGGCTGCTTATTTCTAAACCCGAGCATGCGCACCCGATTAAGTACGCAAATTGCAGCGCAGAATCTGGGGATGGAAGCTATTGTATTCAACGTAGGGAGTGAGGGTTGGCAGTTGGAATTCGAAGAAGATGCTATCATGAACGGAAAAACCGTAGAACACATCAAAGATGCCGCACCCATCTTCGGAAAGTACTTCGACATTCTGGCTATTCGTACCTTCCCTTCACTGGTGAATAAAGAAGACGATTACAGTGAGCTTTATATTAATCAGTTTATAAAATACTCCGGCCTACCCGTAGTGAGCTTGGAAAGTGCAACGCTTCACCCCTTGCAGAGCTTGACCGATGTGGTGACCATAAAAGAAACTTATACTCCCTTTAATGAAGGTAAGCGTCCTAAAGTAGTGCTAACCTGGGCTCCACACGTAAAACCCTTACCCCAGTGTGTAGCCAATAGCTTTGCACAATGGATGAACGCTTGGAACGAGGTAGACTTTGTAGTTACACATCCCAAAGACTACGAACTTGACAAGCAATTTACCGGAAACGCTCCCATCATTTACGACCAAAACGAAGCACTGAAAGACGCTGATTATGTGTATGTAAAAAATTGGAGCACTTATAACGATTACGGTAAGATTTATAATAGTGATCCGGAATGGATGTTAACACCCGAAAAACTACAACTGACCAATAATGCTAAAGTAATGCACTGTCTACCCGTGCGTCGTAATGTAGAACTCAGCGGTGCGGTATTGGATGGTCCCAATAGTATTGTAACGCAGGAAGCCGGCAATCGTGTATGGGCTGCACAGGCTGTACTGTCAGAGTTGTTACAACTTCAATAA
- a CDS encoding hypothetical protein (UPF0126 inner membrane protein YicG), which produces MTFLSVITYLGIFVFALAGAFKARGARLDVFGGLVVAFVSAYGGGTLRDLLLGVRPLTWLNDNLAFTLVFAGTTVTFLVKDRLNNFRRTIFFTDAIGLGLFTAAGIEVAIQNGANELYSLIMGVITATFGGLIADIFCGYPPVLLRRGELYATACAIGGIIFILLNKYLSTTTNLDLVICVVLVVAIRIYSKRRRLMLPEI; this is translated from the coding sequence GTGACATTTCTTTCGGTAATAACCTATCTGGGAATATTTGTATTTGCCCTTGCCGGAGCGTTTAAAGCGCGCGGAGCTCGTCTTGATGTATTCGGCGGACTGGTAGTAGCTTTTGTTTCGGCTTATGGAGGTGGAACCTTGAGAGATTTATTACTGGGAGTAAGACCCCTTACTTGGCTCAACGATAATCTGGCTTTTACACTGGTATTTGCAGGCACAACCGTTACTTTTCTGGTAAAAGATCGATTGAATAATTTCCGCCGTACTATATTTTTTACAGACGCTATTGGGCTGGGATTATTCACCGCGGCAGGAATCGAAGTAGCAATTCAGAACGGGGCTAATGAGCTTTATAGCCTAATTATGGGCGTAATAACAGCCACCTTTGGCGGACTGATTGCTGATATCTTTTGCGGCTACCCCCCCGTGCTTTTGCGCAGGGGTGAATTGTATGCCACCGCCTGCGCTATAGGAGGTATTATTTTTATACTTCTCAACAAATACCTCAGCACCACCACCAATCTCGATCTTGTTATTTGTGTAGTGCTGGTTGTAGCTATAAGGATTTATTCCAAAAGAAGACGGCTTATGCTTCCTGAGATATAG
- the dapE_2 gene encoding Succinyl-diaminopimelate desuccinylase, with amino-acid sequence MSFEKELYQQAVDLLQQLIQTPSFSKEEDQTATIIKSHLEQWGVTTSRYGNNIVARNKHFDSAKPTMLLNSHHDTVKPNSHYTLDPFTPIEKDGKLFGLGSNDAGGCLVSLIAAFKYFYDKEDLTYNIILAASAEEEISGYNGVESLIKDLPAIDFAIVGEPTGMQMAVAERGLMVLDCTSRGKAGHAARNEGENAIYKALKDIEWFQNYQFSKVSSLLGPNKMSVTVIETENKAHNVVPAICKYVVDVRVNELYTFEEVLAEIRQNVQSEVQPRSTRLRSTSISLDHPVVKAGLAMGKTYYGSPTTSDKALMPFPALKIGPGDSARSHTADEFIYLAEIEQGIKEYIELIRLTLNQ; translated from the coding sequence ATGAGTTTTGAGAAAGAATTATATCAACAAGCCGTAGACTTATTACAGCAGCTGATTCAAACTCCTTCTTTTAGTAAGGAAGAAGATCAGACCGCCACTATCATTAAATCGCATCTTGAGCAGTGGGGAGTTACTACCTCACGCTACGGCAACAACATTGTAGCGCGGAATAAACACTTCGATTCTGCTAAGCCAACCATGTTGTTGAACTCTCATCACGATACAGTAAAACCCAACTCTCATTATACTTTAGATCCTTTTACTCCTATTGAGAAAGATGGTAAATTATTCGGATTAGGAAGTAATGATGCAGGAGGGTGTTTAGTTTCGCTCATTGCAGCATTTAAATATTTCTACGATAAAGAAGATTTAACTTATAACATTATTCTGGCCGCAAGCGCGGAAGAAGAAATTTCGGGATATAACGGTGTTGAAAGCTTAATCAAGGATTTACCGGCCATAGACTTCGCAATAGTAGGAGAACCTACCGGCATGCAGATGGCCGTAGCAGAACGTGGTCTAATGGTATTGGATTGCACCAGCCGCGGCAAGGCTGGACATGCAGCCCGTAACGAAGGCGAAAATGCCATTTACAAAGCTTTGAAAGACATTGAATGGTTTCAGAACTACCAGTTCAGTAAGGTTTCTTCGTTGTTGGGGCCCAATAAAATGTCGGTAACCGTCATCGAAACCGAGAATAAAGCGCATAATGTAGTGCCCGCTATTTGCAAGTATGTGGTAGATGTACGGGTTAATGAGCTCTATACTTTCGAAGAAGTACTCGCGGAGATACGTCAAAATGTACAAAGTGAGGTGCAGCCTCGTTCTACGCGTTTACGCTCAACATCCATCTCATTGGATCATCCGGTAGTAAAAGCCGGATTGGCGATGGGGAAAACTTATTACGGATCGCCCACTACATCGGACAAAGCACTGATGCCTTTCCCTGCTCTTAAAATAGGTCCGGGAGACAGTGCCAGAAGTCATACCGCAGATGAATTTATTTATTTAGCAGAAATAGAACAGGGCATAAAGGAATACATTGAACTGATTCGATTGACACTAAACCAATAA
- the argB gene encoding Acetylglutamate kinase, with translation MMSSGMNVNTQQETLFVIKIGGNVIDNETALAAFLKDFAAVNAPKILVHGGGKIATKIGEQLGIESKYINGRRITDDNTIDVVTMIYGGLVNKKIVAQLQALRTNAIGLTGADANIIPATKRPVKIINDSPVDFGWVGDIDVQQLQADNLKHLLEKDFTPVFAPLTHDEQGHILNTNADTIASAIAVSLSQFYKVRLIYCFEKKGVLEDVNDDNSVIRNINKEKYQQLLNENKLFEGILPKIDNAFAAIDAGVSEVLIGDAKDLIKNTTTSTEGTLITQ, from the coding sequence ATGATGAGTTCGGGAATGAATGTAAATACACAGCAAGAAACACTTTTTGTCATAAAAATCGGCGGCAATGTGATTGATAACGAAACCGCGCTTGCTGCCTTCTTGAAAGATTTTGCTGCCGTTAACGCTCCTAAAATATTGGTACACGGCGGAGGAAAAATTGCCACTAAAATAGGAGAACAATTAGGTATTGAATCGAAATACATTAATGGACGCCGTATTACCGACGATAACACTATAGATGTAGTAACGATGATATACGGTGGTTTGGTGAATAAAAAAATAGTAGCCCAACTGCAAGCACTGCGCACCAACGCCATTGGTTTAACCGGCGCCGATGCCAACATTATTCCCGCCACAAAACGCCCTGTAAAAATCATCAACGATTCACCGGTAGATTTTGGTTGGGTAGGAGATATTGATGTACAGCAGCTACAAGCCGATAATCTCAAACATTTGCTGGAAAAGGACTTTACTCCTGTTTTTGCGCCGCTCACGCATGACGAACAAGGACATATTTTAAATACCAATGCCGACACTATTGCTTCTGCGATAGCAGTGAGCCTATCTCAATTTTACAAAGTACGACTCATTTATTGCTTTGAAAAGAAAGGCGTGCTGGAAGACGTTAACGACGACAATTCGGTCATTCGAAACATCAATAAAGAAAAATATCAGCAACTGCTCAATGAAAACAAGTTATTTGAGGGTATCTTGCCCAAAATTGATAACGCTTTTGCTGCCATAGATGCCGGAGTGAGCGAAGTACTAATTGGAGACGCTAAGGATTTAATTAAAAATACAACCACCTCCACCGAAGGAACTTTAATTACTCAATAA
- the crt gene encoding Short-chain-enoyl-CoA hydratase, whose product MKYNTLLIDVENDICTITIHRPEKLNALNAEVLKELDLAIDEVMQSSDIRSAIITGSGEKAFVAGADISEFASLDAASGEAYARRGQSLFEKIENSSKIIVAAVNGFALGGGCELAMACHFRVASDNAKFGQPEVNLGLIPGFGGTQRLTQLIGKGRALELLVTGNMIDAITAFNYGLVNHVVSREELLLKAKSILAVVNAKAPLAVARCITAVQHAYEGNKQGYSYEAREFGKLLTTTDAKEGTSAFLEKRKAFFQGK is encoded by the coding sequence ATGAAATATAACACCTTACTGATTGATGTGGAAAACGACATCTGCACGATAACCATCCATCGCCCCGAAAAGCTCAATGCTTTAAATGCCGAGGTATTGAAGGAGCTAGACCTGGCAATTGACGAGGTAATGCAATCCTCAGATATTCGCTCGGCGATCATTACGGGTAGTGGAGAAAAGGCTTTTGTAGCCGGTGCCGATATTTCGGAGTTTGCATCTTTAGATGCAGCAAGCGGAGAAGCGTATGCAAGAAGAGGGCAGTCGTTGTTTGAGAAAATAGAAAACAGTTCTAAAATAATAGTAGCTGCCGTGAATGGTTTTGCATTAGGAGGCGGTTGCGAGCTAGCTATGGCTTGTCACTTTCGAGTTGCAAGTGATAATGCTAAGTTTGGGCAGCCCGAAGTAAATCTGGGGCTGATACCGGGATTTGGAGGTACACAAAGACTTACGCAGCTGATAGGCAAGGGACGCGCGCTGGAACTGCTTGTAACGGGAAATATGATAGATGCTATTACGGCATTTAACTATGGATTAGTAAATCATGTAGTGTCGCGTGAGGAGTTATTGCTTAAAGCAAAATCAATACTAGCCGTTGTAAACGCTAAAGCGCCACTGGCTGTGGCTCGTTGTATTACGGCTGTTCAGCATGCTTACGAAGGAAATAAGCAAGGCTACAGTTATGAAGCCCGGGAGTTTGGCAAACTGCTTACTACAACCGATGCCAAAGAAGGTACCTCCGCATTTTTGGAAAAAAGAAAAGCTTTTTTTCAGGGTAAATAA
- the glpE_1 gene encoding Thiosulfate sulfurtransferase GlpE, with product MQALTANVFAEYIAQGCTIVDLRDVKDFKQGFIKDSILVASGIKFKDYYEFFKGKEPLLVVCYPEEKDSSLKLIQDAGFKNIAGFLEHGFASWLDAQNPIDVIIDVEADELMMDLPYDDNLVIMDIRSPLTFASGHLKESVNLPLADMTDVVRLSAIDDHDNIYIVGNNDEEVFLAASLLKRHEFHNLRVVIGGWQALEQQPNVVIEKEPGMLN from the coding sequence ATGCAAGCCCTTACAGCGAATGTTTTTGCGGAATATATTGCACAAGGCTGCACTATAGTAGATCTTAGGGATGTAAAGGATTTCAAACAGGGCTTTATAAAAGATAGTATTCTTGTTGCATCAGGAATCAAGTTCAAGGACTACTACGAATTCTTTAAAGGAAAGGAGCCTTTACTAGTTGTATGCTATCCCGAAGAAAAAGATAGTAGCCTAAAGCTAATTCAGGATGCCGGGTTTAAAAATATTGCTGGTTTTCTGGAGCACGGTTTTGCATCTTGGCTGGATGCCCAAAACCCCATAGATGTTATCATAGATGTAGAAGCAGATGAACTCATGATGGATCTTCCTTACGATGATAACTTAGTTATTATGGACATCAGGTCGCCTTTAACCTTTGCCAGTGGCCATCTAAAAGAGTCTGTCAACCTGCCGCTGGCCGATATGACCGATGTGGTGCGTCTCTCTGCTATTGATGATCACGATAATATTTATATAGTAGGCAATAATGACGAAGAAGTATTTCTGGCTGCATCATTGCTTAAGCGTCATGAATTTCACAATTTGCGGGTAGTAATAGGAGGATGGCAAGCACTGGAGCAACAGCCAAATGTCGTCATCGAAAAAGAACCTGGCATGCTTAACTAA
- the pgl_1 gene encoding 6-phosphogluconolactonase: MKHLKLVWENAEALSVAAAHYFVERCAKHIAEKGSFSVSLSGGSTPKRLYQLLATPAFSRNIDWKKVFLFWGDERFVPHTHEESNYKMVKEALLDHVKIPKKNVFAVPTKGEAKDCALQYEKTIQQVLGKQMQIDLTLLGMGDDGHTSSLFPGTDVLSEKKKFIKEVWVESKQTFRISSTYRFINNSKEVMFLVAGAAKAPVLKYIFAKNAKAKYPVQDVNLKKGNAIWMLDEAAAGLI; encoded by the coding sequence ATGAAACATTTAAAGTTAGTTTGGGAAAACGCAGAAGCACTGAGTGTAGCCGCTGCGCATTATTTTGTCGAAAGGTGTGCAAAGCATATTGCAGAAAAAGGAAGTTTTTCCGTATCGCTTTCGGGAGGCAGTACGCCTAAGCGATTGTATCAATTGCTGGCTACCCCAGCATTCTCACGAAACATAGACTGGAAAAAAGTTTTTCTTTTCTGGGGTGATGAACGTTTTGTACCTCACACACATGAGGAGAGCAATTATAAAATGGTGAAGGAGGCTTTACTGGATCATGTAAAAATCCCTAAGAAAAATGTATTTGCCGTTCCTACCAAAGGCGAAGCAAAAGATTGTGCCCTCCAGTATGAAAAAACTATTCAACAGGTTTTAGGCAAACAAATGCAGATAGACCTTACACTACTCGGCATGGGAGATGATGGACATACTTCTTCATTATTTCCAGGAACGGATGTACTGAGCGAAAAGAAGAAATTTATAAAAGAAGTGTGGGTAGAAAGCAAACAAACCTTCCGCATCAGTTCTACTTATCGTTTTATCAATAACAGTAAGGAAGTTATGTTTTTAGTAGCAGGTGCGGCTAAAGCTCCTGTACTGAAGTATATATTTGCCAAAAATGCTAAGGCAAAATACCCCGTGCAAGACGTAAATCTGAAAAAAGGAAATGCCATCTGGATGTTGGATGAAGCGGCAGCAGGGCTAATATAG
- the lysJ_1 gene encoding [LysW]-aminoadipate semialdehyde transaminase: MNLFDVYPLNNVTIVKAKDSYVWDSDGNQYLDLYGGHAVISIGHTHPHWVRRIEDQLEKVAFYSNSVQNPLQVELAKKLGEVSGKEDYQLFLCNSGAEANENALKMASFHTGRKKVVAFSKAFHGRTSLAVSVTDNKNYVAPVNETDNVTFLPFNDEAALEAHFTKHGNEIAAVIIEGIQGVGGINVATESFLQLIRRLCDQYGAVFIADAVQCGYGRSGKFFSHDYAGVNADIYSMAKGMGNGFPIGAIILAPHIKPKHFQLGTTFGGNHLACAAALAVLEVMQQEKLMENAAEVGTYLQNELKAIPELKNVRGRGLMIGFDVPEELAPLRKNLLTNQRIFTGEAKPNVIRLLPSLALKQKDAQQFIDALKNEIAALKEAATAQA, encoded by the coding sequence ATGAATCTATTCGACGTTTACCCGCTCAACAATGTCACTATCGTTAAAGCTAAAGATTCTTATGTATGGGATAGTGATGGCAATCAGTATTTAGACCTTTACGGTGGACACGCTGTAATTAGTATCGGACACACACATCCGCACTGGGTACGACGAATAGAAGATCAGCTGGAAAAAGTAGCTTTTTACTCCAATTCCGTTCAGAATCCTTTGCAGGTAGAATTGGCTAAAAAATTGGGAGAAGTATCCGGCAAGGAAGACTATCAATTGTTCCTGTGCAACTCAGGTGCCGAAGCCAACGAGAATGCACTGAAGATGGCTTCGTTCCATACGGGACGTAAGAAAGTAGTTGCGTTTTCCAAAGCCTTTCATGGGCGCACGTCTTTAGCTGTATCGGTAACCGATAATAAAAACTACGTGGCACCTGTGAACGAAACAGACAATGTAACTTTTCTGCCGTTTAATGATGAAGCAGCTTTGGAAGCACATTTTACGAAGCATGGCAATGAAATTGCTGCTGTAATCATCGAAGGCATTCAGGGAGTTGGAGGTATTAATGTTGCTACAGAATCCTTCCTGCAACTTATCCGCCGTTTGTGCGATCAATATGGTGCGGTATTTATTGCAGATGCCGTACAGTGTGGTTACGGTCGATCCGGTAAGTTTTTCAGCCATGATTATGCCGGCGTAAATGCCGATATCTATTCTATGGCAAAAGGCATGGGCAACGGATTCCCCATCGGTGCTATTATTCTTGCCCCGCACATTAAGCCCAAGCATTTTCAACTGGGCACTACTTTCGGAGGTAATCACCTGGCCTGCGCAGCGGCATTGGCCGTTCTGGAAGTAATGCAGCAAGAAAAGCTCATGGAAAATGCGGCCGAAGTGGGCACCTATTTACAAAATGAATTAAAGGCAATTCCCGAACTAAAAAATGTTCGCGGCAGAGGATTAATGATAGGCTTTGATGTACCGGAAGAATTGGCACCACTGAGAAAAAACCTGTTGACCAATCAAAGAATATTTACCGGCGAAGCCAAGCCTAATGTCATTCGTTTATTACCTTCTTTGGCATTGAAACAAAAGGATGCCCAGCAGTTCATTGACGCACTTAAAAACGAAATCGCCGCGCTCAAAGAAGCAGCAACAGCGCAAGCATAG
- the OSGEPL1 gene encoding tRNA N6-adenosine threonylcarbamoyltransferase, mitochondrial, whose protein sequence is MHEDKLLPNSLRYRKKFIYRVQSIDFIHFFCIMIILNIDTSVDQGSFCICRGKDVIAFDKNEERNSLAGWLHDAIHNALKKSDLQAQQLSAIAVSNGPGSYTGLRVGLATAKGLCYALNVPLICINTLEIMAYAVAGAAKELICPMIDARRMEVFTALFKKNMDIYREPFATILTAESFADTLSAHHILFTGNGARKLEPIIENNHASFIYKNIDAYDMIPLSTRLYNEKKFADVAYEQPYYVKDAYIAGN, encoded by the coding sequence TTGCACGAAGATAAACTTCTACCCAATAGTTTGCGTTATAGAAAAAAATTTATATATAGAGTTCAATCAATCGATTTTATTCATTTCTTTTGTATAATGATAATATTAAATATCGATACATCTGTAGATCAGGGATCATTTTGTATTTGCAGGGGCAAAGATGTAATCGCTTTCGATAAAAATGAAGAGCGTAATTCGCTAGCCGGATGGCTCCACGACGCTATACACAATGCCTTAAAAAAAAGCGATTTACAAGCTCAACAGCTTAGTGCTATTGCAGTAAGTAACGGTCCCGGTTCCTATACCGGTTTGCGTGTAGGCTTGGCTACGGCAAAAGGATTGTGTTATGCTTTAAATGTTCCTTTAATCTGCATTAATACATTGGAAATCATGGCCTATGCTGTGGCTGGAGCAGCAAAAGAACTGATTTGTCCTATGATTGATGCCCGCCGCATGGAGGTGTTTACAGCATTATTTAAAAAAAATATGGATATTTACAGGGAGCCTTTTGCAACAATTTTAACTGCGGAGAGTTTCGCAGACACCCTCAGTGCACATCATATTCTTTTTACAGGCAATGGAGCCCGGAAATTGGAACCTATTATCGAAAATAATCACGCTAGCTTTATATATAAGAATATCGATGCATATGACATGATTCCGCTGTCCACTCGATTGTATAATGAAAAAAAGTTCGCGGATGTTGCGTATGAGCAGCCTTACTACGTCAAGGATGCATATATAGCAGGCAATTAA